Genomic segment of Kibdelosporangium phytohabitans:
CGGGCAGTTCAGGCGTCCGGCGATCACGTCGAGGTCATGTTCCATCAGCGCGCGGGTCCAGCGCGCCCGGCTCAGCGGCTGGTCGCGGTAGTGCAGGACGCCGGTGTCGTAGGTGACCCCGCCCCGCAGGGGTTCGCGCCCGGCGTCCGGTTGCGCGCTCGCCTCACTCGTCAGTCCGGCCACGGCCAGGCCACCGGCCGCGGCCACGGCCGCGCGTAAGAAAGTCGCTCGCTTCATGGACATTCCCCTCGACTGGTTGAGCAACTAGGATATTGGTCATGCAACCAGAAAATGAGCGAGGCCGCCAGGAACGGCGCTCGTTCATCGAGGAGGCCCGGCGCGGGCAGATCATCGGCGCGGCGATCGAGACCATCGCCGAACTCGGCTACGCCAAGGCGTCCTTCGCCCGGATCGCCACCCGCGCGGGCATCAGCGCGGGGTTGATCAGCTACCACTTCGCCAACCGCGAGGACCTGATCAACCAGGTGATGATCGCCGTGCACGAGTCGATGGACGCCGACCTCACCGGCAGGATCGAGGCATCGGCGAGCCACCTGGACTCGCTGCGGCGGCTGATCGAGGGATACGTGCACTACTGCGCGGCGCACCCGAAGGAGCTGATCGCGATCAGCCGGATCGCCGCGAGCGCGGCCGAGGCACAGCAATGGTCCGAGCGGCGGCGCGACAGCACGCTGGTCGAGATGGCGGACATGTTCCGCGGCGGCCAGGACGCGGGCGAGTTCCG
This window contains:
- a CDS encoding TetR/AcrR family transcriptional regulator, whose protein sequence is MQPENERGRQERRSFIEEARRGQIIGAAIETIAELGYAKASFARIATRAGISAGLISYHFANREDLINQVMIAVHESMDADLTGRIEASASHLDSLRRLIEGYVHYCAAHPKELIAISRIAASAAEAQQWSERRRDSTLVEMADMFRGGQDAGEFRQFAPRVMALALMSSLEAVSVEMFTRPDTDVARLAIELADIFEQAVRSTPH